A genomic segment from Pectinophora gossypiella chromosome 27, ilPecGoss1.1, whole genome shotgun sequence encodes:
- the LOC126379007 gene encoding U4/U6.U5 small nuclear ribonucleoprotein 27 kDa protein: protein MGRSPSPPRRRDDRERHRDRRDRDRDRERRRPRTRSRSRSLDRRRRSPDRRRSPSPSRRRRSRSSSPGPSTSFAPKPKKTFGERPIITPADLEGKSPEEQEMLKVMGFCGFDTTKGKKVDDNVEGEVHVVLKRKYRQYMNRKGGFNRPLDFVA from the coding sequence ATGGGTCGGTCGCCCAGCCCGCCGCGGCGGAGGGATGACAGAGAGCGGCATCGGGACCGCAGGGACCGGGATAGGGACCGCGAGCGGCGGAGACCGCGCACCCGCTCCAGGTCCCGGTCTCTCGACCGTCGGCGGCGCTCCCCTGACCGCAGGCGGTCACCTTCCCCGTCCCGCCGAAGAAGATCGCGCTCATCCTCCCCCGGACCTTCCACCTCCTTCGCGCCAAAGCCCAAGAAAACCTTCGGAGAGCGCCCCATCATAACCCCAGCAGATTTGGAGGGAAAGTCACCCGAAGAGCAAGAGATGCTCAAAGTTATGGGGTTCTGCGGCTTCGACACCACTAAAGGTAAGAAAGTTGACGATAATGTTGAGGGTGAGGTGCACGTGGTCCTGAAGCGGAAGTACAGACAGTACATGAACAGGAAGGGCGGGTTCAACAGGCCTCTCGACTTCGTAGCATAG
- the LOC126378920 gene encoding WD repeat-containing protein 74, with amino-acid sequence MVITEDKEFDIFVATKIGSFKHIKYHTNSIKNTKKCIENLVDIKSLQKDDGITCMEWGNPEQTEILLGRKNQQIQVYNTTEGFTKTYTADFGTGDVVGLGRYKRRLVAAVAGGVVKVWSKKQEITVDTGGKLDQMRVCDDDSTLFATGGEENDLKIWRIGETAPVFAAKNLPNDFLQLRRPVWVSGVTFLPGEGGRLAAVCSRHGYVRLYDSRAQRRPVCNVEFPNMAATCIAPSFDERQVLVGFGRGQLHLVDLRRGKQDKGYKGAAGAVTDVVGATPGGGARLVVSTGLDRQIRIHDYASKELVYKQYLTSKLTRVLVQTKSSTALRHPTEEVKEEVKEESEADELDVLFENMETVGHKPRRKVQTTTGEPAAKKTKPSADGSTTELDQEENPEDAIKNLLRSTEKQKRRLEKKKKEKKARSVFHNA; translated from the exons ATGGTGATCACAGAAGACAAAGAATTCGACATATTCGTCGCTACTAAAATCGGTTCCTTCAAAC ATATAAAATACCATACAAACtctataaaaaacacaaaaaaatgtaTAGAAAATCTGGTGGATATCAAGTCCTTGCAGAAAGACGACGGGATAACGTGTATGGAGTGGGGAAATCCAGAACAAACCGAAATATTGCTAGGACGGAAAAACCAACAG ATACAAGTGTACAACACAACGGAAGGCTTCACAAAGACGTACACAGCAGACTTTGGCACCGGTGATGTGGTGGGCCTTGGACGGTACAAGCGGAGACTGGTAGCCGCTGTAGCTGGTGGAGTCGTGAAGGTCTGGAGCAAGAAGCAGGAGATCACAGTTGACACTGGTGGCAAGCTCGATCAGATGAGAGTCTGTGATGATGATTCAACATTATTTGCTACAG GTGGTGAGGAAAACGACCTAAAGATCTGGCGTATAGGAGAGACGGCCCCAGTATTCGCAGCAAAAAACCTGCCCAATGACTTCCTGCAACTGCGGAGGCCGGTGTGGGTGTCCGGCGTGACGTTCCTGCCCGGGGAGGGGGGGCGGCTCGCTGCTGTCTGCTCCAGGCATGGCTATGTCAG GTTATACGACTCGCGAGCTCAGAGGCGGCCAGTTTGTAACGTAGAGTTTCCCAATATGGCGGCTACATGCATCGCCCCAAGCTTCGATGAACG ACAAGTTCTAGTGGGCTTCGGTCGCGGGCAGCTGCATTTAGTGGACCTGCGGAGAGGCAAGCAGGACAAGGGATACAAGGGAGCCGCGGGGGCTGTCACGGACGTGGTGGGGGCTACGCCCGGGGGCGGAGCCCGACTGGTCGTCAGCACCGGGCTAGACAGGCAGATCCGCATACACGACTACGCTAGCAAAGAGTTGGTTTACAAG CAATATCTAACCTCGAAGCTCACACGCGTGTTAGTTCAGACAAAGAGCTCCACCGCGCTCAGACACCCAACGGAGGAAGTCAAAGAGGAGGTGAAAGAGGAGTCTGAGGCTGATGAGCTGGACGTGCTGTTTGAAAATATGGAGACTGTCGG tcACAAACCAAGAAGGAAAGTGCAGACTACGACCGGCGAGCCAGCGGCAAAGAAAACTAAGCCGTCAGCCGACGGAAGCACGACAGAACTCGACCAAGAAGAGAATCCAGAAGACGCCATCAAGAATCTTCTGCGTAGCACGGAAAAGCAGAAGAGAAGGCtcgagaagaagaagaaagaaaagaaggCTAGGAGTGTCTTCCATAATGCGTAG
- the LOC126378904 gene encoding zinc finger protein 611-like, which translates to MEFSELCRLCLSGEQLNPIFVNFDDYKRYSNAIYVTAGVKVTPNDGLPQTMCTSCVDFLNQSLKYRKKCKDVETKLIEIQNGSHEYSSTIPSKDKVCDVTKKDFIKTEVIIEPLNEKKVKESTEIKMEFTDYEVLEDPDDDSDDDDKPLKYLMDTEPEVAEENQLMVHTSGHVKDMRTDEDIAKPPDPPYLPKQGGDASKTARVTCKLCQKELSIRSVDAHMARSHPGADHRKIKCDLCDSYLTEGKMARHMNMVHFNGKAMRCGYCKTEFDNKDILIQHVATCTAKKKKRKVCESGKELVTCDICNKSMQRASLRMHKAIKHAGLGPVCEHCGRRFGNKFRLNDHYRAKHGYDKFKCSYCDFQSAGIMAMRNHERRHRGEKPYICETCGAKFHAAYLLAQHKQSHRTERLVKCDLCPATFKANNSLHMHKLSCHSSALYKCHVCGRAYSCRHYAVKHLRLVHRYSGPVGSLQRLRLDDAS; encoded by the exons ATGGAATTTTCAGAACTATGTCGGCTTTGTTTATCTGGCGAGCAATTAAATccaatttttgttaattttgacGATTATAAGCGTTATTCTAATGCTATTTATGTTACTGCAGGTGTTAAG GTGACACCCAACGACGGTCTTCCTCAAACAATGTGCACATCCTGTGTAGATTTCCTGAATCAGTCGttgaaatacagaaaaaaatgcAAAGACGTTGAAACGAAACTGatagaaattcaaaatggctCACACGAATACTCAAGTACAATTCCATCTAAAGACAAAGTTTGTGACGTtacaaaaaaagattttatcaAAACTGAAGTCATCATTGAACCGTTAAACGAAAAGAAAGTTAAAGAATCAACTGAAATCAAGATGGAGTTTACTGATTACGAAGTGCTGGAGGACCCAG ACGAtgacagtgatgatgatgataagccgTTGAAGTATCTGATGGATACTGAACCTGAAGTTGCTGAAGAGAATCAGCTTATGGTGCATACCAGTGGCCACGTGAAAGACATGAGGACCGATGAAGACATAG CCAAGCCTCCCGACCCACCGTACCTCCCGAAGCAGGGAGGAGACGCCAGCAAGACTGCCCGCGTGACGTGCAAGCTCTGCCAGAAGGAGCTCTCCATCCGGAGTGTGGACGCTCACATGGCCAGGAGTCACCCAGGCGCTGATCACAGGAAG ATAAAATGTGACCTGTGTGATAGCTACCTCACTGAAGGCAAAATGGCCAGACATATGAACATGGTACACTTCAACGGGAAAGCCATGAGATGCGGG tACTGCAAGACTGAATTCGACAATAAAGACATTCTTATACAACATGTAGCGACGTGTACGGCCAAGAAGAAGAAACGGAAAGTATGTGAATCG GGTAAGGAACTAGTTACATGCGACATTTGTAACAAGAGCATGCAACGAGCCAGCCTGAGGATGCATAAAGCAATCAAACACGCGGGATTGGGGCCAGTTTGTGag CACTGCGGCCGTCGCTTCGGCAATAAGTTTCGTCTAAACGACCATTACAGAGCTAAACATGGCTACGATAAGTTCAAATGCTCCTACTGCGACTTCCAGAGCGCCGGCATCATGGCTATGAGG AACCACGAGCGCCGCCACCGCGGTGAGAAGCCCTACATCTGTGAGACATGCGGCGCCAAATTCCACGCGGCCTACCTTTTGGCTCAACACAAACAATCGCACCGGACTGAGAGACTTGTTAAG tgcGACCTCTGCCCAGCGACATTTAAGGCGAACAACAGCCTGCATATGCACAAATTAAGCTGCCACAGCAGCGCTCTGTACAAGTGCCACGTGTGCGGCCGCGCTTACAGCTGCCGCCATTACGCCGTCAAACACCTGCGACTCGTGCACCGCTACAGCGGGCCCGTCGGGAGCTTACAACGCCTCCGCCTAGATGACGCTAGCTAG